A single Triticum dicoccoides isolate Atlit2015 ecotype Zavitan chromosome 2A, WEW_v2.0, whole genome shotgun sequence DNA region contains:
- the LOC119357081 gene encoding eukaryotic initiation factor 4A-III homolog B-like, whose translation MAAAAAGSSRRGPMDDDKLTFETSAGVEFVGSFDAMGIHEDLLRGIYGYGFEKPSAIQQRAVVPIIAGRDVIAQAQSGTGKTSMVSLSVCQVIDTNIHEVQALILSPTRELATQTERVMQAVGNYMSVSVHACVGGKSIGEDIRKLEAGVHVVSGTPGRVCDMIKRRTLRTRAIKLLVLDEADEMLTRGFKDQIYDVYRYLPPELQVVLISATLPHDILEITSKFMTDPVRILVKRDELTLKGIKQFFVAVEKEEWRFDTLCDLYDTLTITQAVIFCNTKRKVDWLTERMRTNNFTVSAMHGDMPQKERDAIMSEFRSGTTHVLITTDVWARGLDVQQVSLVINYDLPNNRELYIHRIGRSGRFGRKGVAINFVRKDDIRILRDIEQYYSTQIDEMPMNVADLI comes from the exons atggcggcggcggcggcgggctcctcCAGGCGCGGGCCGATGGACGACGACAAGCTCACCTTCGAGACCTCGGCGGGGGTGGAGTTCGTGGGAAGCTTCGACGCGATGGGCATCCACGAGGACCTGCTCCGCGGCATCTACGGCTACGGCTTCGAGAAGCCCTCCGCCATCCAGCAGCGCGCCGTCGTCCCCATCATCGCCGGCCGCGACGTCATCGCCCAGGCCCAGTCCGGCACCGGCAAGACCTCCATGGTCTCCCTCTCCGTCTGCCAGGTCATCGACACCAACATCCACGA GGTGCAAGCATTGATACTGTCACCAACTAGGGAACTTGCCACGCAAACAGAGAGGGTGATGCAAGCTGTTGGGAACTACATGAGTGTCTCTGTGCATGCCTGTGTCGGTGGCAAAAGTATCGGCGAGGATATTAGGAAGCTTGAGGCTGGAGTGCATGTTGTTTCAGGAACCCCGGGCAGagtatgtgatatgatcaagagaaGGACCTTGCGCACAAGAGCCATCAAGCTCCTGGTCCTG gATGAAGCCGATGAGATGTTGACCAGAGGTTTTAAGGATCAGATCTATGATGTCTACAGATACCTCCCCCCAGAACTTCAG GTTGTCTTGATCTCTGCAACTCTGCCCCATGACATCTTGGAGATAACTAGCAAGTTCATGACTGATCCAGTCAGGATCCTTGTAAAGCGTGATGAGTTGACCCTAA AGGGCATCAAACAATTCTTTGTTGCTGTTGAGAAGGAGGAATGGAGGTTTGATACGCTGTGCGATCTTTATGATACACTGACCATCACCCAGGCTGTCATTTTCTGCAATACCAAGAGAAAG GTGGATTGGCTTACTGAAAGGATGCGCACCAACAACTTTACCGTATCAGCTATGCATGGTGACATGCCTCAAAAGGAAAGGGATGCGATTATGAGTGAGTTCAGGAGTGGCACGACCCATGTTCTGATCACAACAGATGTTTGGGCTCGAGGGCTGGATGTTCAGCAG GTCTCTCTTGTCATTAATTATGATCTCCCGAATAATCGTGAGCTTTACATCCATCGCATCGGTCGCTCTGGGCGTTTTGGGCGCAAG GGTGTGGCGATCAACTTTGTGCGCAAGGACGACATCCGCATCCTGAGGGACATTGAGCAGTACTACAGCACGCAGATCGACGAGATGCCGATGAATGTCGCCGATCTGATCTGA